The proteins below are encoded in one region of Hordeum vulgare subsp. vulgare chromosome 3H, MorexV3_pseudomolecules_assembly, whole genome shotgun sequence:
- the LOC123443963 gene encoding homeobox-leucine zipper protein HOX3-like → MGATSPSGLELTMAVPGLSSSSGSEGFICNSIISNNSGGNMRDLDMNQPASGGEEEDFLMGGVEEDEEERGAGGPRRRKKLRLSKEQSRLLEESFRLNNTLSTKQKEALAIKLKLQPRQVEVWFQNRRARTKLKHTEMECEYLKRCFGSLTEENRRLQREVEELRAMRVAPPTVLSPHTRQPLPASALTMCPRCERVTAATGPRITRPAASPFDPRRPSAAF, encoded by the exons ATGGGGGCCACTTCTCCTTCAGGCCTGGAGCTCACCATGGCTGTCCCCGGTCTCAGCTCCTCCTCTGGCTCAG AGGGGTTTATTTGCAACAGCATCATCAGCAACAACAGTGGCGGGAACATGAGGGACCTGGACATGAACCAGCCGGcgagcggcggcgaggaggaggatttCCTGATGGGTGGTGtggaagaggacgaggaggagagggGCGCCGGCGGACCGCGCCGCCGAAAGAAGCTCCGCCTCTCCAAGGAGCAGTCCCGCCTCCTTGAGGAGAGCTTCCGCCTCAACAACACCCTCTCAACG AAGCAAAAGGAGGCCTTGGCGATCAAACTGAAGCTGCAGCCCAGGCAGGTGGAGGTCTGGTTTCAGAACCGCAGGGCAAG GACTAAGCTGAAGCACACGGAGATGGAGTGCGAGTACCTGAAACGCTGCTTCGGCTCCTTGACGGAGGAGAACCGCCGCCTGCAGCGGGAGGTCGAGGAGCTGAGGGCGATGCGCGTGGCCCCGCCCACGGTTCTCTCGCCACACACACGCCAGCCGCTCCCGGCGTCCGCCCTCACCATGTGCCCCCGCTGTGAGCGTGTCACCGCTGCCACGGGCCCAAGGATCACCCGTCCCGCCGCCTCGCCGTTCGACCCTCGCCGTCCCTCAGCGGCGTTTTAG